The following proteins come from a genomic window of Frankia casuarinae:
- a CDS encoding COG4705 family protein, protein MPPSSHSRTRAREPLAPKVPEITALFWVVKILTTGMGEATADYLAHVNLVLAAVIGTVGFTVALWLQFRARRYFAPVYWFAVMMVAVFGTMAADGPPIGHVGSAIFYTMLLATVFFLWRRAEGTLSIHSIVTRRRETYYWLAVLATFALGTAAGDVTATTMHLGFLASGIVFTAIIAVPAVAWWRFGLNEVVAFWLAYIVTRPLGASFADWLGKPHSHSGVGFGDGPVSGGATIMIVILVAYLAVTRRDVQPNTIRSADLLVPGMQRSNTGSNTASGNARSATIPGPARPPGQQAQVD, encoded by the coding sequence ATGCCGCCTTCATCGCACAGTCGGACCCGCGCGCGGGAGCCCCTTGCGCCTAAAGTGCCGGAAATCACGGCTCTGTTCTGGGTGGTGAAGATTCTGACCACCGGCATGGGTGAGGCGACCGCAGACTACCTTGCGCATGTCAACTTGGTACTCGCAGCTGTCATCGGTACCGTCGGGTTCACGGTCGCGCTATGGCTGCAGTTCCGCGCCCGGCGCTATTTCGCCCCCGTCTACTGGTTCGCCGTGATGATGGTGGCGGTCTTCGGCACCATGGCCGCCGACGGCCCGCCCATCGGCCATGTCGGCTCGGCGATCTTCTATACCATGCTCCTCGCAACCGTCTTCTTTCTCTGGCGTCGCGCTGAGGGAACGCTGTCGATTCACAGCATCGTGACCCGCCGCCGGGAGACTTACTACTGGCTGGCGGTGCTCGCGACCTTCGCCCTGGGCACCGCGGCCGGCGATGTGACCGCGACCACCATGCACCTGGGCTTTCTGGCCTCGGGCATCGTGTTCACGGCGATCATCGCGGTGCCCGCGGTTGCCTGGTGGCGGTTCGGGTTGAACGAGGTCGTCGCCTTCTGGCTCGCCTACATCGTCACGCGGCCGCTCGGTGCGTCCTTCGCCGACTGGCTCGGTAAGCCTCACTCGCACAGCGGTGTCGGCTTCGGCGACGGACCGGTCAGTGGTGGCGCCACTATCATGATCGTTATATTGGTCGCCTACCTGGCCGTTACCCGCAGGGACGTCCAGCCCAATACAATTCGGTCCGCCGACCTCCTCGTTCCTGGTATGCAGCGAAGCAACACCGGAAGTAATACCGCGAGCGGCAACGCCCGGTCCGCGACGATCCCAGGCCCTGCCCGTCCGCCGGGCCAGCAGGCCCAGGTCGACTAA
- a CDS encoding FAD-dependent oxidoreductase: MPVQRDHAVIVGGGIAGLTAARVLSEHFAAVTILDRDALPTTVEERRNVPQAPHLHGLLFGGASALDELYGGFTVAMTDQGAPPYDPQRDVAYFFPEGWIRRAPSDMRSVFGTRALTEHTIRTLTRRLPNVRFRHAETIGLRRAGGDRVDAVVCDDLDGLGGLIEAELVVDAGGRASRSPHWLADAGFDAPPESTVQPFLGYATVHCHLPEDALPGDLRAVCAPPAPHNTRGAFLLPEENNLYGLMAVGTSRDFPPGDPAGFDEFLRTAVTPVLHEMWQRAEPVTDIRTTRMSVNRLRRWNELARRPQGFIAVGDAVAVYNPVYGQGMTAAVLQAVALRDRLRQADDLDTAVERLHDDVMAVTSFAWQAATASDLVFPVTESRNMPAPTPEERAGAQYLGMVRATAVDDAYVAGEFYRALGLIRPEFLLADEVRTRVERWVADPPAPTDDLSRPPAWADADPPTRSRPPSGTAAVGHCRRRALRNDGRRIPGRKAPPATRRRLRVLLYRGHPEGGVLSIVGRRPTLRSASAATPRRTAAARRTAARPAPPRPAPLGPR, from the coding sequence ATGCCTGTACAGCGGGACCATGCCGTCATCGTCGGCGGAGGTATTGCGGGACTCACCGCGGCGCGCGTGCTGAGCGAACACTTCGCCGCGGTCACCATTCTCGACCGAGACGCCCTGCCGACAACCGTCGAAGAACGGCGCAACGTCCCGCAGGCGCCTCATCTGCACGGCCTGCTGTTCGGCGGCGCATCGGCGCTCGACGAACTCTACGGCGGCTTCACGGTCGCGATGACCGACCAGGGCGCGCCGCCGTATGACCCGCAACGCGACGTCGCCTACTTCTTTCCCGAAGGCTGGATCCGGCGTGCGCCATCCGACATGCGGTCCGTGTTCGGCACGCGGGCCCTGACCGAGCACACCATCCGGACGCTGACCCGCCGGCTACCGAACGTCCGGTTCCGCCACGCCGAGACCATCGGCCTGCGCAGGGCCGGCGGCGACCGGGTAGACGCGGTCGTGTGCGACGACCTCGACGGTCTGGGCGGACTGATCGAGGCCGAGCTTGTGGTGGACGCCGGCGGCCGCGCATCTCGCTCCCCGCACTGGCTCGCCGACGCCGGGTTCGACGCCCCGCCGGAGTCGACGGTGCAACCGTTCCTCGGTTACGCCACCGTGCACTGCCACTTGCCCGAGGATGCCCTACCGGGAGACCTACGGGCAGTGTGCGCGCCACCGGCACCGCACAACACCAGAGGTGCGTTCCTCCTGCCGGAGGAGAACAACCTCTATGGCCTCATGGCCGTCGGGACCAGCCGTGACTTCCCGCCCGGCGACCCGGCGGGCTTCGACGAGTTTCTCCGGACCGCCGTCACCCCCGTCCTGCACGAGATGTGGCAACGTGCCGAGCCCGTCACCGACATCAGGACGACGAGGATGTCAGTGAATCGGCTCCGCCGCTGGAACGAGCTGGCTCGGCGGCCACAGGGGTTCATCGCGGTCGGCGACGCGGTGGCCGTATACAACCCGGTGTACGGCCAAGGCATGACCGCGGCCGTCCTGCAGGCGGTGGCCTTGCGCGACCGCCTGCGTCAGGCGGACGATCTGGACACGGCCGTCGAGCGTCTCCACGACGACGTCATGGCCGTCACCTCGTTCGCCTGGCAGGCCGCGACCGCATCCGACCTGGTCTTTCCCGTGACGGAAAGCCGTAATATGCCCGCCCCGACACCCGAAGAGCGGGCGGGCGCACAATACCTGGGCATGGTGCGCGCCACCGCCGTCGACGACGCTTACGTCGCGGGCGAATTCTACCGGGCGCTGGGCTTGATCCGGCCCGAGTTCCTCCTCGCTGACGAGGTCCGCACCCGAGTCGAACGGTGGGTGGCGGACCCGCCGGCTCCGACCGACGACCTGTCGCGCCCGCCTGCGTGGGCCGATGCCGATCCACCGACACGGAGTCGGCCGCCGTCGGGCACTGCCGCCGTCGGGCACTGCCGCCGTCGGGCACTGAGGAATGACGGGCGGCGGATCCCGGGTAGGAAAGCACCCCCAGCCACTCGAAGGCGCCTTCGAGTACTCCTCTACCGCGGACATCCCGAGGGTGGGGTGCTTTCCATCGTTGGACGGCGCCCCACCCTCCGGTCTGCCTCGGCGGCTACGCCCCGGCGAACGGCTGCTGCCCGCCGAACCGCTGCCCGGCCTGCTCCGCCCCGGCCTGCTCCGCTTGGCCCGCGGTAA
- a CDS encoding acyl carrier protein, producing MTPSRAEIVSTVTAILARELGMSADALTPDLDLRAVEGADSVKVLVMISRIERTYDIEIEDEDVFALSSINDVVRIVLAALETAV from the coding sequence ATGACACCCTCCCGCGCCGAGATTGTCAGTACTGTCACCGCCATCCTCGCTCGCGAGCTCGGGATGTCAGCCGACGCGCTCACTCCCGACCTCGACCTGCGGGCCGTCGAAGGCGCGGACTCGGTGAAGGTTCTGGTCATGATCTCCCGCATAGAGCGCACGTACGATATCGAGATCGAGGATGAGGACGTCTTCGCCCTGAGCTCCATCAACGACGTCGTCCGTATCGTGCTCGCGGCGCTCGAGACGGCGGTCTGA
- a CDS encoding ferritin-like domain-containing protein, producing MPTATADKSHSFDVFQHYERLQWKVSDLGLENVRSDLVHPVYISLVKGVVMGEATSLPGLHGFLSEFHDDYDCSAFVAIWAYQELQHHYAFRAWLKAVGVHIDQDKIEALREPYEAGITPSATLTTNVISEIIVNTVYRAMSEWVEEPVLADLFLRASRDEAGHAREFLFYLKRRLELHPHELRSVLERIHFYVTSPRLNHPVGVYKHQRVEEMQGHETVDDVIDVYLQFSPPDALEKLQAKLRRMLGTAVGRDLSRNSGIRHAMAEIVA from the coding sequence ATGCCGACCGCCACCGCTGACAAGTCCCATAGCTTCGATGTTTTCCAGCACTACGAGCGCCTCCAGTGGAAGGTTTCCGACCTCGGGCTGGAAAACGTCCGGAGTGACCTCGTTCATCCCGTCTACATCTCGCTTGTCAAGGGCGTTGTCATGGGCGAGGCGACGTCTCTCCCCGGGCTGCACGGTTTTCTCAGCGAGTTCCACGACGACTACGACTGCTCGGCCTTCGTGGCCATCTGGGCCTACCAGGAGCTTCAGCATCACTACGCCTTCCGGGCCTGGCTCAAGGCGGTGGGTGTCCACATCGACCAGGACAAGATCGAGGCTCTGCGTGAGCCGTACGAAGCCGGTATCACGCCGAGTGCGACCCTGACCACGAACGTGATCTCTGAGATCATCGTCAACACGGTCTACCGGGCGATGTCGGAGTGGGTGGAGGAGCCCGTGCTGGCCGACCTGTTTCTCCGCGCAAGCCGCGACGAAGCAGGGCACGCCCGCGAGTTCCTCTTCTACTTGAAGCGTCGTCTGGAACTCCACCCGCACGAGCTGAGGTCAGTCCTGGAAAGGATTCATTTCTACGTTACGAGCCCGCGGCTCAACCACCCGGTCGGTGTCTACAAGCATCAGCGCGTCGAGGAGATGCAGGGGCACGAGACCGTCGACGACGTGATCGATGTCTATCTCCAGTTCTCTCCGCCGGATGCGCTGGAAAAGCTCCAGGCCAAGCTCCGGCGCATGCTCGGAACGGCGGTCGGCCGGGACTTGAGCCGAAACTCCGGCATCCGCCACGCGATGGCCGAAATAGTGGCCTGA
- a CDS encoding YcnI family copper-binding membrane protein — protein sequence MLAGTAAAAMFLLAGPASAHVTVQPPTAAAGSYATLSFKVPTEKDTASTTGLDVQLPTDTPIASVSVQPKAGWTYKITKAAPSKPLMTDDGEVKEIVTRIAWTAQGDGGIKPGEFDTFTVSAGPLPENTDHIVFKALQTYSDGSVVRWVDVAAPGAQEPEKPAPVLTLTASSPGSGGPGAAAARSDEAASASDDSDGTARGLGIAGLVLGALGLLAGGFALISLRRRA from the coding sequence ATGCTTGCCGGCACTGCCGCGGCAGCGATGTTCCTCCTAGCTGGACCGGCGTCCGCCCATGTCACGGTGCAGCCGCCGACGGCTGCCGCGGGCAGCTACGCCACCTTGTCGTTCAAGGTCCCCACGGAGAAGGACACCGCGTCCACGACCGGGTTGGACGTCCAGCTTCCTACCGACACCCCGATCGCGTCCGTGTCGGTCCAGCCCAAGGCGGGGTGGACATACAAGATCACCAAAGCGGCCCCGTCGAAGCCGCTCATGACGGACGACGGAGAGGTCAAGGAGATCGTTACCAGGATTGCCTGGACGGCGCAGGGGGATGGCGGGATCAAGCCCGGGGAGTTCGACACCTTCACCGTCTCCGCCGGGCCGCTGCCCGAAAACACCGACCACATTGTGTTCAAGGCATTGCAGACCTACTCCGATGGTTCGGTCGTGCGGTGGGTCGATGTCGCCGCCCCAGGCGCCCAGGAGCCTGAGAAGCCGGCGCCGGTCCTCACGCTGACGGCATCCTCCCCGGGGTCCGGTGGGCCTGGCGCGGCCGCGGCGCGGTCGGACGAAGCCGCATCGGCCTCCGACGATTCCGACGGGACGGCGCGTGGCCTGGGGATTGCTGGCCTTGTCCTTGGCGCACTCGGGTTGTTGGCCGGTGGATTCGCGCTGATCTCTTTGCGACGGCGCGCCTAA
- a CDS encoding CopD family protein, giving the protein MATTSIGFGLGVPPASAHALLTGSDPVDGAALDVAPTRVTLDYSESVRVSRDSIRVLDSAGRRVDDGRAGSGPKASQATVALRPGLPNGTYVASWRVISADSHPVSGALAFGVGGPPDAAAAAASGTSGSSTVGVVFAMARFLGYAATALLLGVCFFLIVLWPTGLRAAGPGRLLMAAWGLSVFAAFAQLLLQGPYAAGLGLGGLGQWSVLSTTLADRFGHLLLIRLLALALMVPLVRRLLRTGSVDPRGNGELAGLGVVVAVTLAMIGHASVGDLAWLATTSTTVHVIAMSVWIGGLVMIAGFLVRRASATELAEILPRWSKIAVVAVVAVMVSGVFQGWREVGPPRALIDTSYGRLLVYKVWLVLGMIALGALARRWVRRQYRTNRNQPAGRPDRSSHAVLLAGLRRGVMAEIVLGAVVLGITAGLVNMVPGRTSYSPPFSDTTFAGPMTVKVRVSPTRVGAQTLDVQATDPSGKPQKLVEASVALSLPAADLGPFTVPLSLAAPGHARSDGIRAPLPGEWQLRLTLRVNDFDQYVTTVFYQVR; this is encoded by the coding sequence ATGGCCACCACCTCCATCGGTTTTGGCCTCGGGGTCCCGCCGGCGTCGGCGCATGCCCTTTTGACGGGTAGCGACCCCGTGGACGGCGCGGCACTTGACGTCGCACCCACACGGGTAACCCTTGACTACAGCGAGTCAGTACGGGTCTCGCGCGATTCGATCCGGGTGCTCGATTCCGCGGGTAGGCGGGTCGATGATGGTCGTGCCGGATCTGGTCCCAAGGCGTCGCAGGCGACGGTCGCGCTCCGGCCGGGGCTGCCGAACGGCACGTACGTGGCGAGCTGGCGTGTCATCTCGGCGGATAGTCATCCTGTTTCCGGTGCGCTCGCCTTCGGTGTGGGCGGGCCGCCGGATGCCGCCGCCGCGGCGGCCTCCGGCACATCGGGCTCCTCGACGGTGGGCGTCGTCTTCGCCATGGCGAGATTTCTCGGATACGCCGCGACGGCCCTGTTGCTGGGCGTCTGTTTCTTTCTGATCGTGCTCTGGCCGACAGGTCTTCGTGCGGCCGGTCCCGGCCGGCTGTTGATGGCAGCGTGGGGATTATCCGTTTTTGCGGCATTCGCGCAGCTGCTGCTGCAGGGCCCCTACGCTGCCGGGCTCGGCCTCGGGGGACTCGGGCAGTGGTCGGTTCTGTCGACCACCCTGGCGGATCGGTTCGGTCACCTGCTGCTGATCCGTCTGCTCGCTCTGGCTTTGATGGTGCCTCTCGTGCGGCGGCTGTTGCGAACCGGGTCGGTGGATCCGCGGGGAAACGGGGAGCTCGCCGGTCTCGGTGTCGTGGTGGCCGTGACGCTTGCCATGATCGGTCATGCCAGCGTCGGCGATCTGGCTTGGCTGGCTACCACCAGCACGACGGTGCATGTGATCGCCATGTCGGTGTGGATCGGTGGTCTGGTGATGATTGCCGGTTTCCTGGTGCGCCGCGCATCGGCCACCGAGCTGGCGGAGATCCTTCCCCGGTGGTCGAAGATCGCGGTTGTGGCCGTTGTCGCCGTGATGGTCAGCGGGGTCTTCCAGGGCTGGCGTGAGGTCGGCCCGCCACGGGCCCTGATTGATACCAGCTATGGTCGACTGCTGGTGTACAAGGTGTGGTTGGTCCTTGGAATGATCGCTCTCGGCGCTCTGGCGCGGCGGTGGGTCCGCCGGCAGTACAGAACGAACAGAAATCAGCCGGCCGGCCGGCCGGACCGCTCGTCGCATGCCGTTCTGCTTGCCGGGCTGCGCCGGGGTGTCATGGCGGAAATCGTGCTCGGGGCTGTCGTGCTGGGGATCACGGCTGGGTTGGTGAACATGGTACCGGGACGTACCAGCTATTCACCGCCGTTCTCCGACACCACCTTCGCGGGTCCGATGACGGTGAAGGTGAGGGTCTCGCCGACGCGGGTGGGCGCCCAGACCCTGGACGTCCAGGCCACGGACCCGAGCGGCAAACCGCAGAAACTGGTGGAGGCCAGTGTGGCGTTGTCGTTGCCGGCCGCCGATCTCGGCCCCTTCACTGTTCCGCTGAGCCTGGCCGCGCCGGGCCATGCGCGGAGCGACGGGATCCGGGCGCCGTTGCCCGGTGAATGGCAACTTCGGCTCACGCTCCGAGTGAACGACTTCGACCAGTACGTGACAACCGTGTTCTACCAGGTCCGATGA
- a CDS encoding PaaI family thioesterase, which yields MTNSLPEEPMHIHPTAPSQSSADEEYLPVPWAVLESYRCFGCSPHNANGLRLRFAFRPDGIATRFRLDRTHESYPGVVHGGLIGVICDETMGNLIVLRTGLTSFTTGMRLRYVTAMRVNTDYQCVARLQAGTAEPVSNPTGGPTGGPTGAGGLVRAEAEILDAAGSLVAAASATYRPTSMNIARQRLDLRPDEFDRVAEAITAAQAAQAANAVQAANAAQAVGGQG from the coding sequence GTGACCAATTCTCTGCCGGAGGAACCGATGCACATTCACCCGACCGCTCCCTCCCAATCCTCGGCCGACGAGGAATACCTGCCGGTGCCTTGGGCGGTCCTGGAGAGCTACCGCTGCTTCGGCTGCTCACCGCACAACGCAAACGGCCTGCGCCTCCGCTTCGCCTTCCGTCCCGACGGGATCGCCACCCGCTTCAGGCTGGACCGCACTCACGAGTCGTACCCGGGGGTCGTGCACGGCGGTCTCATCGGAGTCATCTGCGACGAAACCATGGGAAACCTGATCGTTCTGCGAACAGGCCTCACCTCCTTCACCACCGGGATGCGGCTGCGGTACGTCACCGCGATGCGGGTGAACACCGACTACCAGTGCGTCGCCCGCCTACAGGCCGGCACGGCTGAGCCGGTCTCCAACCCGACGGGCGGTCCGACGGGCGGTCCGACGGGCGCGGGCGGCCTGGTGCGTGCCGAGGCCGAGATCCTCGACGCCGCGGGCAGTCTGGTGGCTGCGGCGAGCGCGACCTACCGTCCGACATCGATGAACATCGCGCGGCAACGCCTGGACCTGCGACCGGACGAGTTCGACCGTGTCGCGGAAGCCATCACCGCGGCCCAGGCCGCCCAGGCTGCTAACGCTGTCCAGGCTGCTAACGCGGCCCAGGCCGTCGGCGGTCAGGGCTGA
- a CDS encoding acyl-ACP desaturase, protein MTVSNTVTSATSDQEAGQRRPARSDRSFARPVLPPLLPASDLAAAVTAFHSAGSAARRWDVESAFRWDEAEADRLTEGQRSAVRFITLIEDHLPGYFDLYERAFPLNSDVDLETFIHNRELYHFTVRWAQEEDSHARALFRYQVAAGIAEPEELRRELAAEGRKKFDLPLDHAVSLFAYALVQEKATQLYYQQLRTVAGDPVLADVLTRLARDESRHFAFMADVVERYLRREGDAVVEPIREVIATFRMPLADTIRGYWRWALRIREVAHYDHTDAYAHLIRVVNRAVNARSDRVNELVTFIDACRTAPVPA, encoded by the coding sequence GTGACCGTATCGAACACCGTTACGTCAGCTACCTCTGATCAGGAAGCGGGGCAACGCCGTCCTGCCCGGTCCGACCGCTCTTTTGCCCGTCCGGTGCTGCCGCCGCTGCTGCCCGCCTCCGACCTGGCGGCGGCGGTCACCGCGTTTCACTCTGCCGGGTCCGCCGCCCGCCGCTGGGACGTCGAATCGGCCTTCCGGTGGGACGAGGCCGAGGCCGACCGGCTCACCGAAGGCCAGCGCTCAGCGGTCCGCTTCATCACCCTGATCGAGGACCATCTCCCCGGCTATTTCGACCTCTACGAGCGTGCGTTCCCGCTCAACTCCGACGTTGACCTGGAAACCTTTATCCATAACCGTGAGCTCTACCATTTCACGGTACGGTGGGCCCAGGAAGAGGACAGCCACGCCCGGGCCCTGTTCCGTTACCAGGTCGCCGCCGGTATCGCCGAACCGGAGGAACTGCGTCGGGAACTGGCGGCTGAGGGCCGTAAGAAATTCGATCTGCCACTTGACCACGCGGTCTCGTTGTTCGCCTACGCACTCGTGCAGGAGAAGGCGACGCAGCTCTATTATCAGCAGCTACGCACCGTGGCCGGCGATCCGGTCCTGGCCGACGTCCTCACCCGACTCGCCCGCGACGAGTCGCGCCACTTCGCGTTCATGGCGGATGTAGTCGAGCGGTACCTGCGCCGGGAGGGCGACGCCGTGGTGGAGCCAATCCGCGAGGTCATTGCGACCTTCCGGATGCCACTGGCCGACACCATCCGCGGCTACTGGCGATGGGCACTGCGGATCCGGGAAGTCGCCCACTACGACCACACAGATGCCTACGCTCACCTCATCCGGGTCGTGAACCGCGCCGTCAACGCCCGGTCCGACCGGGTGAATGAACTGGTCACCTTTATCGACGCATGCCGGACCGCTCCCGTCCCGGCCTGA